A stretch of DNA from Mobula hypostoma chromosome 22, sMobHyp1.1, whole genome shotgun sequence:
GTTTAGGTACGTGAGCTGGAAAATGAGCTGGAAGCTGAGCAGAAGCGAGGTGCTGATGCCATTAAAGGTGTACGCAAGTACGAGAGAAGAGTCAAGGAACTGACCTATCAGGTATTGTACATTTCATAATCTTATGGAGTGCAACCTAAGGCCTGCAGGCTGCACTCATCTCATATAatgatctgtaaggagtttctgatCCTATACTCAGCAAACTGACTGTCCTGACAGGCTTGCAAGGTTTGTTGTGTCCTTCAAGACTGATCCATGCTCCCTGAAGTTCTGATTATGTCATGAACATAGTAATTTTGATTGAGCAAAGCATGTGTTTTCATTTGCATGGTTCAGGTAGCAGAAGCCTTTAATACCAGCTATCTGGTGGGGACAGCATAAGACTTGCATCAAGGGCGTTTTAGGATCCTGCAGACTATTGATTTTTGATATGAATCATtctaattaaaaagaaaatatttcTTATCACCAATCAGAGGGAGGCTTGTGATTTTAAGAAGAGCACAGAGACCTCAAAGAAACTGGCAAGCTAGCAATGTGCATTAAAGGCAATGAGTGGAGCGAGAAGGCCCAGAGGTGATAAACTGAGTGAAGCAGTGAGGAGACAAGTAATGTAATATGACAGAGGCATTACATTACATGAGTTGACCAGCAAAACCAATGGGATTTATCCTGATAAGTGACATAAGAATGCAAGAACACTAAAAGATGATTACAAATATTGCTTCTTTTACATTCACAGTCAGAGGAAGATAGGAAGAATGTTCTGAGACTACAGGACTTGGTTGACAAGCTGCAGATGAAGGTTAAGGCCTACAAGAGACAATGTGAGGAGTCTGTAAGTAATGATAAATTACAATTGCACTTTTTCAAAAAAATATTGTATTTAactcacaaacatgaggaaatctgcagacgctggaatttcaagcaacacacataaaagttgctggtgtacgcagcaggccaggcagcatctctaggaagaggtacagtcgacgttttgggccgagacccttatgaTTCTTCTGTAGTATAAAGAGTAATTGTTAGCATTTATATCATAACCTGCTTTACCTGGAAGTTAAGAACTTCCTAAATTAATGAGCACAGAGCACTGAAATTATTTAGTTTATAAGGCTATCTCTATTCACTGCTCAGTTAATTCAATCCGATTCAGTGTACCTGATTTAAAAGTTCCCAGTAATAATTGATGATGAAAACCAAAAGTGAAGAATCTTTTATTTTTCTACTTAACTGAACAAGTACAGAGCATTTTTGGAAATAAGACAAATAGAAATTACGCAGAGGTTTATAATGTGTATTCATCATCCACACAAGGTTAGAGTACAAACTATACTTTAAGATTGCATTTTTTAGTTCTTTTAATTGCCAAGTTGAGCTGGAAGTGTCATTAAAAATCAAATCTGCTTTGTTTTATTTATACTTTTTTTTGCATTGCAATCCATGCAACTAATCAGTGTAGATCCTAAAATCCCTtatgaatgtttcaatgagattatctCCCATTGCTCTAATCTCCAAAGAATATAGAAAAAATTATTCTGAAAATCTCTATGAATACACTTAAACTCACTAATATTTGTCATAACACAAAGCTCATTGTCATTACTTATGAACAGGTCAATTTTAAAGATTCACTTCATTTAGAGAATAAGAGCACTGAATGTCACTGTTTTGTTTCAATAGGATGAAATcagattttccatttttctacctAATTTCCGTGAATGTCTAAAAGTCAGCAGGACAGGACTTGGTTATACTCTTTGACCTATAACTAAGTCATCATAATCCCCTGGGGCTTGCTATTCTGTGTATGTCCTACTCTGTGGTCCTAAAATAcatcacttcacatttggctttACCCATTTTCCCAGTTGATATAGATCCTATTGTAACTTTAGACAATCCTTTTCACTATCTATAACACATTGCTTGACACTAAACTTCATAATCGTGCCACATACATTCTCATTCAAATCATTTACGACAAACAAGTGAACCAGCACGTTTCCATTGGCACACTATGGCTAGAGGGCTTGGATCTTGAAAAACAACACTTCTTCAAAAAAATTACTCCCCCCCTCCAAAAAAAAGTTCAATACAAAGCACAAAATGTATCAGCAGAAACTTTCCTCAAAACTAAACTTGATTAAACTCATACATGCAAATCTTGAAGTATAtttgtccaatatccactcttctTTCTTGAAAAACAAAACTGTTGCACCTTACGATCAAATCAACCTgaaaaactttaaattcctttactACCCTAATAATTAGTCCTCAAACACATAATGGCCTTCAGCAACAGTATTCTGAAGAATTACTTTATTCCTTTTGTCGTGAGAAATTATATTCTTCAATGTTCTAGAATGCAATCTGATGATTTCTCACATTGTATTCCTGTAGGAGGAACAGGCCAACATTCACCTGTCCAAGTTCAGGAAGGTGCAGCATGAACTGGAGGAGGCCGAGGAGCGTGCTGACATTGCAGAGTCTCAAGTCAATAAACTTAGATCTAAAACCCGGGACATTACTATGAAGGTATGGTAAAAATTACTCTGAGGTACTATAATACTTACTCAAATTACTTTTATAATTTCTGTCAGTAAATACTGTATAAGTAAATTTCAAAGGCACACAAGTTATTGCACTAATTAAACAATTTTCATTTCCTTCTAGAGCGCTGAAGAGTAGATGACAACCTGAAACGGTCCAAAGAAGAAATACACAAAATGTGTATTTCTCTGTAACATAGTTTTATAAATGTAGTAATATcaacagaaataaatgtgcaacacTAAAATGTATCTTTGTCAACTCATGCTTGTTAGATGATTCAATCATCATGGTAGGATATAAGCAACATATGGAAAAACTCGAGGCATTATGATACAAAGACAAATATTGATGGTAATATAATATTAAGAAATAATTGGAATAGAAAacttacagaacaatacaggccctgtggcccacaaagctgtgccgaacatggaaTGACACATATGAAACATGTTTCAATCAAGAATCAGGCATAGCAGAAAACCAATCCGCTAATCAAATTGTGCCAAAACATAAAAGGAGTTTCAAGCCTTATTAATACATTCTGCCTGAAATGAAGTACCTGTGCTATCTCCACTGGCATTTTGCACACATAGTGCTAATTTATGAGTGACCAATATCACTGGCAACATCCAGAAATGTAATTCTGGGGAAGAGTTAACGTGGTACAAGTAGAACCGCTGTGGAATCAGAAGTGGCCCCTTTATTCTTTCTTAAGGTGTCTTGCAAAATATtgggtacagtaaaaaaaaattagctttcTCACCATGTTGGACTGCATTATTCCAGTATGATGACCAGAATAGATCATTCTCTACTTACTGCTCCTTAAAATTTCAGCAAGCAGATCTAAATAAtcctttttttctctatttatgtATGCAAGGGTACACTGCTCTAAGTTGCTGAACTAAGGCTTGAGAAATAGGAAATATCAATATATTTAAGAAATATCTAGAAGAGCAATTGAATTGCCATAGTATAGCAATGTGCCAAATGCTGGTAAATAGTATTATTGTGGATGGGTAGTTAGTGTTCAATGTGGCCATAGTGGACTGGAGGCTCCTTTTTGAATATTATAACAATGAACACTATATAAAGTCAATCGTGGACAAGTGTGCCCCCACGAAACATTCAGGGTCCTCCCCAACCACAAGCCCTAGATGAACGAAAAGATCTTCAATTTTCTGAGAACCATATCAGTAGAGTTCAAGTCATGTAAAATACAAAaccatacaagaggtccaggtacaacatCCAGAAAGTCCTATCACATGCAAAGTAGTAtctccagaccaaacttgaatcatagaaggatgctcaacagctgtagAAGGGCTTGAATATAATCacttcctacaaagtaaaaccaagtgacATGTGACAGCAAGGTTTTGTTCCCAGAGGAGCTTAATgcattttatgcttgctttgactgtcaaaacatggaggcaccttcacgaaTTCGCACGGcctaatgaccctgtgatttcaatgTCTGAGGCTGGTGTGAGAGTATCCATTAGAAGAGTGAACCCTCAGAAAGCATCTagaccagatggagtacctggctcaGTACTAAAGACCCGTATGAGTGTTCactaatactgtatatttaatctctcatttcagcagtctgtggtacccacctgcttcaagtaggcttcaattatacccatGCACAAGAAGAATgtgtaacctgcctcaatgattgtcatccagtagcacttacatccataggaccataagacaaaggagcagaagttggccattcggcccatcgagtctgctccgccattttatcatgagctgatccattctcccatttactcccactcccctgccttctcagcataacctttgatgccctggctactcagatacctatcaatctctgccttaaatacaccaaatgacttggcctccactgccacccgtggcatcaaattccagattcaccaccctctagctaaaaaaatttcttcgcatctctgttctgcatgggcgcccttcaatcctgaagtcatgccctctcgtactagactcccccaccatgggaaacaattttgccacatccactctgtccatgcctttcaacattcaaaatgtttctatgaggtcccccttcattcctctaaactccaaggaatacagtccaagagtggacaaatgttcctcatatgttaaccctctcattcctggaatcattctagtgaatcttctctgaacgctCTCCAACAtctgcatatcctttcttaaataaggagcccaaaactcccaacactactccaagtgaggtcttaccagtgccttacagagcctcaacatcacatccctgctcctatattctattcctctagagatgaatgccaacactgcattcgccttcttcaccaccaactcaacctggaggttaaccttcagggtatcctgcacgaggactcccaagtcctgttgcatctcagaactttgaattctctccccatttaagtaatagtctgcccgtttatttcttcttccaaagtgcataaccatacactttccactctgttgaagtgctttcagaggttggtgatgaaacatatgtctgagaagtgactttgaattcgcctaccaacacaatAGCTCAATAGCaagtgtcatttcattggctcttcactcaaccctggaacatctggatagtgaaaatgcatacatcagaatgctcttcattactgccattacaaagaaggcactgcACAGAGACTCTTTTATCAACAAGTAGTTGCTGCCAAATCACTTTTCTAAATCACATATTAACACAATAAAATTGGACTTACCTCAAACGAAACTGGAAAATCATTCATGGTGGCACTGTAGCTTCAAATAACAAGGAGGACATTTTTACCCGGTAAAAGCAAAGGTAACCTAGTGATCATAAATGATTCTGAACATTGTACAATTGCTCTGTTAGTTTATGGTTTAtctttttgtgtttttctttctttaaatGACTGACTGTTGATGCAGCTAACCTTTAGATTGAGATTGTGAACTGGTGGCGTAATTTACATAGATGGATCAGTGAAAAACAAACATCACAGTAAAATGATGTATTTACTTGTGCATTGCAATAGACATGATGTGATTGGTTTTCAGTATGCAATGAAATTGCTATTGACAATAGATTCCAAGAATAGGTGCTTGACCATTGTAGGTGTAACTTCCAATCCATTAGCCACTACTCAAATGTTCTAGCAACAGATATTACCCAAATCTGTTAATATCTGTTAAGATATTACCCAgatgatggcagatggagtttaatgctgaaaaatgtgaggtgctacattttggtaggactaatcaaaataggacatatatggtaagtggtagggcactgaagaatgcagtagaatagagggatttgggaataatggtgcatagttccctgaaggtgaaatctcatgtggatagggtggtgaagaaagcttttggtatgctgggctttataaatcagagcattgagtatgggagttgggatgaaatgttgaaattgtgtaaggcattggtgaagccgaatttggagtattgtgtacagttctggtcaccaaattataggaaagatgtcaataaaattgagagagtacagaggagatttactaaaatgttgcctgggtttcatctcctaagttatagagaaaggttgaacaagttaggtctttatctttggagcgtagaaggttgaggggggacttgatagaggtatttaaaattatgagggggatagatagagttgacatggataggctttttccattgagagtgggggagattcaaacgaaaggacatgagttgagagttaaagggcaaaagtttaggagtaacatgagggggaacttctttactcagagagtggtagctgtgtggaacgagcttccagcagaagtggttgaggcaggttcgatgttgtcgtttaaagttaaattggatagatatatggacaggaaaggaacggagggttatgggctgagtgcaggtcgatgggactaggtgagagtaagagttcggcacggactagaagggctgagatggcctgtttccgtgctgtaattgttaaatgattatatggttataaatggGAGTCTATCTATGGACATATTTCCAGGTTGTAAAAAACTCTCTGTATAGCTGacaaaaatatatttatatatccaCCAAAGCAACAATTCATATTGTTGAATGGATATTtaattcattgatgaaaatatctAACAATAGGTGAGATATTTTCCTGGCTTAGTGAATAAACTTTTCAGTCTGCTAGGGTCACAAAAAATTGTGCCCTAAGGAATCTCATTAGGCAACAACTCATGACTTTGAATGGAAATGCTTGGATAATTGACAAAGCAATGAAACTGAAACTactcaaaaataaattttatcCAAGTTTAAGGAAAGAAGAACTGTTTGCACTGGGTTGATATCTAATCAAGATACCATTTATATCATTGATATCTATTACAGCATgatattgatatccttcctattgATATCTATCACATCATTCAATATTTTGTTCTAAAGTATTAGAATCCTTGTAAACTTTAATGTTTGTTGAATTGCTTCAAAATCTACAATTTCTAAGGGATTCTGGTTCTGGAAACATATACTGTATCAAAAATTCTGTGTTCATTCAGTTTGATTCATACCtgtaatgtgctggaggagctcatcaggtcaggcagcatctatggatgggaataatcAGTTGAGGTTTTGGGGCGAGCCCCTTCATCATCAGTCATTTTGAAGGGCCTCGGCTTGAAACATGTCTGTTTATTCCCATGTCTGTGTAttgctctaggtttccagcatttgcagtatcTCGTGTCTAATTCATATAGTACCTACACTGCATTCAGCTCTTTCCCATATTTTCCTATTTCCCATGTAATTTCTTATGACATACTGAGAGACTATATAGTTCATTGAGTCCATGCCA
This window harbors:
- the LOC134336626 gene encoding myosin-7, whose amino-acid sequence is MAEELKKEQDTSAHLERMKKNLEQTVKDLQHRLDEAEQLAMKGGKKQLQKLEARVRELENELEAEQKRGADAIKGVRKYERRVKELTYQSEEDRKNVLRLQDLVDKLQMKVKAYKRQCEESEEQANIHLSKFRKVQHELEEAEERADIAESQVNKLRSKTRDITMKSAEE